GGCGACGGCGATCGTGGAGCGGCTGGACCGGCCGTTGACGATCTTGAGGGACCGGATGCGGGTGCTGCGGCTGTTGTTCGTCGGGGTGGACCCGGGTGGCGGGGGTCGAGCAGGCCCGACATAGCGTGCGCGGCAACACGGCGGTCAGTCAGTTCGAGTCGAGCTCCGGCGTCCGAGAGCGGCGGCACGGATTTGGCTGCCGCCCCTCGAGGCGTGCCCGGTCGTCGGTCGTGCGCCGGAGCGCCCGGCCCGGGCGAGGCCGTGGGTGACGCTCGTGTGGTACGCGGGCGACCAGTCCGTGCCCAGCGGGTAGCCGTCCTTGTCGCACTTGCGGCCGACCGGGGTGCGCACGTACTCGGCGACCAGGTCGCCCAGGGTGCGGGCCCGGGGGTCGGCTCGGCCGGCCAGGCGGGCGTCGAGCGGCTGAGCGCGGTTCCACGCGATCCGGGCGGAGCGGCTGCCCGAGCTGTGGTGGCGCCGGCCCGTCTCGTCGACATAGACGATGCGGTAGTACGGCCGGGCAGCGGTGGGCTCGTGCAGGGTGACCCGGCCGGTGCCGCCGATGGGCAGCCCGCGGCGGCGGGGGCTCATGCCGCCACCGCCCGGGCGGAGCGGACGGCCGCGATCGCGGCCAGGGCGTCGTCCTCGCCCGCGACGTACCGCGGGGGAGCGGCTGCCGTCGTGGGCCGGGCGGGCGCCGGTGCGGCGGCGGGCGGTACGGGGGTAGGCATCGGCGCGGTGCCGGCGGCGACGAAGTCGAGGACCTGCTCGCGGCGCCAGTACAGCCGGGCGGTGCGCGCGGGGCCGGTGCGGAACGCGGCCGGGAACCCGGGGGCGGCGACCAGGGCGCGGGTGGCCCGGGCGCCGAGCCGGAAGGCGAGCGCGACGTGCTCGACGGTCCAGATCGGGTCGGCCAGGTCGGGCGGCGGCAGGGGGGTTGTCCGGGGGTGCATGCCGGGGACCGTCCGGCGGCCCGCGGCCGGGGCAACCGGCGCACGCGGTTGTGGCAAAAAGTGTGGCAACCCCGCCGCCACGAGGGCGACGGGGTTGCCGTTGCTGCAGGTCAGACGCTCACGGGAGCAGCCGTGAGCGGTGCCGATCAGCAGTCGTAGTAGAGCTCGAACTCGTGGGGGTGCGGCCGCAGGCGGATCGGGTCGACCTCGTGCGAGCGCTTGTAGTCGATCCACGTCGAGATCAGGTCGGGGGTGAAGACACCGCCGGCCGTGAGGTAGTCGTGGTCGGCCTCGAGGTTGTCGAGCACCTCGGAGAGCGAGCCCGGGACCTGCTGGATGAGGGCGTGCTCCTCGGGCGGCAGCTCGTAGAGGTCCTTGTCGACCGGCTCCGGCGGCTCGATGCGGTTCTGGATGCCGTCGAGGCCAGCCATGAGCATCGCCGCGAAGGCGAGGTACGGGTTGGACGACGGGTCCGGGACGCGGAACTCGATGCGCTTGGCCTTCGGGTTCGAACCGGTCACCGGGATGCGGATGCATGCGGAGCGGTTACGGGCCGAGTAGACCAGGTTGACCGGGGCCTCGAAGCCGGGGACCAGGCGGTGGTAGGAGTTCACCGTCGGGTTCGTGAAGGCGAGCAGCGAGGGCGCGTGCTTGAGCAGGCCGCCGATGTACCAGCGGGCCATGTCGGACAGGCCGCCGTAGCCTTTCTCGTCGAAGAACAGCGGCACGCCGTCCTTCCACAGGGACTGGTGGACGTGCATGCCCGAGCCGTTGTCGCCGAACAGGGGCTTCGGCATGAACGTCGCGGTGCGGCCGTTGGCGTGCGCCACGTTCTTCACGACGTACTTGAAGAGCTGGACCTTGTCGGCGGACTTGCCGAGCTCGTCGAAGCGGTAGTTGATCTCCGCCTGGCCGGCGGTGCCGACCTCGTGGTGCGCGCGCTCGACCTGGAGGCCCAGGGCGTCGAGCTGCAGCGAGATCTGGTCGCGGATGTCAGCGAACTGGTCGACCGGCGGGACGGGGAAGTAGCCGCCCTTGTAGGGCGTCTTGTGGCCGAGGTTGCCACCCTCCTCGACGCGGCCCGAGTTCCAGGCGCCCTCGATCGAGTCGATGTAGTAGTACCCGGCGTTCTGCTTCGTCTCGAAGCGCACGTCGTCGAAGATGTAGAACTCGGCCTCGGGGGCGAAGAACGCCGTGTCCGCGATGCCCGTCGAGCGCAGGTACGCCTCGGCCTTGGCGGCGACCTGGCGGGGGTCGCGGCTGTACGGCTCGTCGGTGTACGGGTCGACGATGTGGAAGTTGATGTTGAGCGTCTTCTCGGCCCGGAACGGGTCGATGTACGCCGTCGTGACGTCGGGGATCAACTTCATGTCGGACTCGTGGATCGCCTGGAACCCACGGATCGAGGAGCCGTCGAACATCTGGCCGTCCGTGAAGAAGTCCAGGTCGAGGGTGCCGGCCGGCACGTTGAAGTGCTGCATCGTGCCGGGCAGGTCACAGAAACGCACGTCGACGAACTTGACGTCCTCGTCCCTGATGAACGCCAGGACTTCTTCTGGCTTGCTGAACATCCGCTGCTCCTCGGGTTGTCGTGCCCTGATCGGGCGGTTCGAGGCTAGGCCCACGTCGTTACCCGGCCATGTGCCGCCTGTTTCGGGGGTGTTACGCGATGCCCCCTGGTGTAACGATCGCGTGGCCGCCGTCGCGTGGATCTGCGTCCGGCTGTCGCCCGCCCCGTGGTTAGGCTAACGGTGTGGACGCGCGTCAGAGCATGGGGTCATGGCTTGAGGGTGGCCCGTCGAGCGGCGGAGGCGCCTATCAGGGGGCCCGGTTGGGGCTCCCGCAGGACGGTCCGGGCTCGCTCGCGCCGCTCGGTCGACGCGCGGTGGCGTTGATCATCGACTGGGTCGCGTGCGTCGCGATCTCCACCGCGTTCTTCGATGGACATCCGATGGCCACGCTGGCCGTCTTCGCGGTCGAGAACATCCTTCTCGTGAGCCTGCTCGGCACCACGCTCGGGCACCGGCTGCTGGGCCTGCAGGTCCGGCGCGTCGCCTCCCCGGAGCGCCTGGGCCCGCATCCGAGCGGCCACGAGCAGGCGCCGGACCCGGGCCCCGCGGTCGCGCCGGGGCTGCTCTCCGGCGTGGTGCGCTCGGTGCTGGTCTGCCTGGTCATCCCGGCGGTGATCTGGGACGCCGACGGGCGGGGCATGCACGACAGGCTGGCCGGCACCGCCATCGTCCGGCGCTGACCGGCCTGCGAGGAAGACGGCTGAGCATCCGAGCAGCAGCCTCGCTACGGTGCGCGGGTGACCACTTCACGCGGGCTGCTGCCACGTTCGACGCCTGCCGCCGCGGGGGTGTCGTCGCGGGCGGTCGCCGCCATGCTGGACGACCTCGAGGCGAGGTCCGTCGAGTGCCACTCGCTCATGATCGTGCGGCACGGTGACGTCGTCGCCGAGGGCTGGTGGTCGCCGTTCTCGCCCGAGCGCCCGCATCTGCTCTACTCGCTGACCAAGTCGTTCACCTCGATCGCCGTGGGCCTCGCGATCGCCGACGGGCTGCTCTCGCTCGACGACCGGGTCGTGGACGTGCTGCCCGAGCATGTCCCGGCCGATGTCTCGGCCCAGGGCCGCCGCATCACCGTGCACCACCTGCTGTCCATGACGGCCGGGCACGCGGCGGACAGTCTCGAGGAGGCCTGGGGGCTCGAGCCGCATGACCTGGTCCGCGGCTTCCTCCGCGTCCCGTTCACCGAGCCGGAGGGCACGCGCCACGCCTACGACAACTCGACCACCTACGTCCTGGCGCGGATGGTGGAGAAGGTCACGGGCCGCGGCCTGCCGGAGCTGCTCGACGACCGACTCTTCGGGCCCATGGGCATCGACCACGCGGAGTGGGACCGGGTCGGGAGCGGCGCCTCGTTCGGCTTCCACGGCCTGCACCTCACCACCGAGGCCGTCGCCGCCTTCGGCGAGCTCCTGATGCGCGGGGGCCGCTGGGGCGAGCAGCAGCTCGTGCCGCGGGAGTGGGTCGAGCTCGCGACGCGTCGCCACGTCGCGACCCAGCACGTCGAGGGCGCGGTGGAGGGCGCCGACGCCTGGTGCGGGTACGGCTACCAGTTCTGGATGTCCCGCCACGGCTACCGTGCTCACGGCGCCTACGGCCAGCGGTGCGTGGTCGTCCCCTCGCACGACCTCGTGGTCGCGGTGACCGGCGCCACGGAGCCGCAGGACGTCCTGGACGCCATCTGGGAGCACCTGCTGCCCGGCATGGACGCCCCGGCGAGCGCGGCCGACGACGAGGTGCTCGCTGAGCGGCTGCGCGGGCTGTCACTGGCGCCGGTCAAGGGCTCGGCCGACCGGGGCCGTTCCGTGAGGGCCGGTGTCATCGCGTCCTCGGCGGACTCTGCGCTGGCCGAGGGGACGTCGGTGGTCGTCGACCCGGTGGACGGTGGGTGGGCCGTGCGGATCGGGCCGTCCCTCGACCTGCTGGTGGGGCACGGCGCCTGGCGGGAGAGCGCGCCGCTCGGCCGCCCTGTGGTCGCCGCGGGCGCGTGGCAGGGTGACGCCTTCGTCGCAGACCTGTACGTCATCACCACCCCGCACCGGGTCCGGCTCGAAGTCGACGCCGGCGCGGGCACGGCCGTGGCCACGTGGAGCACGGTGCCCCTGACGGGGCCGAGGCTCGAGCCGCACCTGCGGTCGCCGCTGATGACCAGGCCCGACGTCGCGTAGCGAACCGCCGCGCCGACCCGCCGCAGGTCACATGTCGTCGAGCAGCCGGTCGATCTCGCGGAACGGTCGCAACGGGTCTCGGCATCCGCCGAGACTAGGGGCGTCCGCCCGTGGGCGGCGCCAAGTGGACGCGCATCAGCGTCCGCGCATGCCCTTGCGGTCCGGGCGCGCCTTCATCGGGTCGACGCCCTTGGGCACCGGCAGCCGGACGGCGCCGAGCGCGGTGAGGCGCTTGATGACCTCGGCGGTCTCCTGCTTGGTGAGGGTCGGCTTGAGCTTCTGGACGGCGCGCGGGAGCTTGCGCAGCGGCACCTGGCCCTCGCCGTTGCCGGCCTGGATGAGCGTGATCGGCACACCGGAGATGACGCGGGCGGTGCGCTTGCGCTCCGACTCGAGCAGCTTCTCGATCCGCGGCGACGGGCCCTCGCCGATCAGCACGACACCGGCCCGGCCGACTCCGCGGAACACCAGGTCCTGCGTGCGGGGGTCCACGGCGACCGGCTCCTCGGGGAACGTCCACCCGCGGCGGATCGTCCCCAGGGCGGCGCGCGCGGCGCCTGGCTGCCCCTCGATCTGCGAGTACGCGGCAGCCTCCGCCCGGCGGGCGAGCACGAACATCGCGCCCAGCACGGCGAACGGGATGCTGACCACCAGCACGTAGACCGGGTGGTTGATCAGGAGGCCGATGAGCGCGCCGAGCGCGACCACCCCGAAGAAC
The sequence above is a segment of the Cellulomonas chengniuliangii genome. Coding sequences within it:
- the glnA gene encoding type I glutamate--ammonia ligase gives rise to the protein MFSKPEEVLAFIRDEDVKFVDVRFCDLPGTMQHFNVPAGTLDLDFFTDGQMFDGSSIRGFQAIHESDMKLIPDVTTAYIDPFRAEKTLNINFHIVDPYTDEPYSRDPRQVAAKAEAYLRSTGIADTAFFAPEAEFYIFDDVRFETKQNAGYYYIDSIEGAWNSGRVEEGGNLGHKTPYKGGYFPVPPVDQFADIRDQISLQLDALGLQVERAHHEVGTAGQAEINYRFDELGKSADKVQLFKYVVKNVAHANGRTATFMPKPLFGDNGSGMHVHQSLWKDGVPLFFDEKGYGGLSDMARWYIGGLLKHAPSLLAFTNPTVNSYHRLVPGFEAPVNLVYSARNRSACIRIPVTGSNPKAKRIEFRVPDPSSNPYLAFAAMLMAGLDGIQNRIEPPEPVDKDLYELPPEEHALIQQVPGSLSEVLDNLEADHDYLTAGGVFTPDLISTWIDYKRSHEVDPIRLRPHPHEFELYYDC
- a CDS encoding RDD family protein — its product is MDARQSMGSWLEGGPSSGGGAYQGARLGLPQDGPGSLAPLGRRAVALIIDWVACVAISTAFFDGHPMATLAVFAVENILLVSLLGTTLGHRLLGLQVRRVASPERLGPHPSGHEQAPDPGPAVAPGLLSGVVRSVLVCLVIPAVIWDADGRGMHDRLAGTAIVRR
- a CDS encoding serine hydrolase domain-containing protein gives rise to the protein MTTSRGLLPRSTPAAAGVSSRAVAAMLDDLEARSVECHSLMIVRHGDVVAEGWWSPFSPERPHLLYSLTKSFTSIAVGLAIADGLLSLDDRVVDVLPEHVPADVSAQGRRITVHHLLSMTAGHAADSLEEAWGLEPHDLVRGFLRVPFTEPEGTRHAYDNSTTYVLARMVEKVTGRGLPELLDDRLFGPMGIDHAEWDRVGSGASFGFHGLHLTTEAVAAFGELLMRGGRWGEQQLVPREWVELATRRHVATQHVEGAVEGADAWCGYGYQFWMSRHGYRAHGAYGQRCVVVPSHDLVVAVTGATEPQDVLDAIWEHLLPGMDAPASAADDEVLAERLRGLSLAPVKGSADRGRSVRAGVIASSADSALAEGTSVVVDPVDGGWAVRIGPSLDLLVGHGAWRESAPLGRPVVAAGAWQGDAFVADLYVITTPHRVRLEVDAGAGTAVATWSTVPLTGPRLEPHLRSPLMTRPDVA
- a CDS encoding DUF4191 domain-containing protein; translation: MARDTNPAPAKVKKTRWYHQVWQAYQMTRRNDPAVTWYVLGVFFGVVALGALIGLLINHPVYVLVVSIPFAVLGAMFVLARRAEAAAYSQIEGQPGAARAALGTIRRGWTFPEEPVAVDPRTQDLVFRGVGRAGVVLIGEGPSPRIEKLLESERKRTARVISGVPITLIQAGNGEGQVPLRKLPRAVQKLKPTLTKQETAEVIKRLTALGAVRLPVPKGVDPMKARPDRKGMRGR